The following are from one region of the Haloactinomyces albus genome:
- a CDS encoding protein-L-isoaspartate(D-aspartate) O-methyltransferase yields MVRRLHAEGITDRRVLDAMGEVPRERFVPEAVAADAYLDVPLSIGAGQTISTPWIVAFSTGSLGVGPEDTALEVGTGSGYGAAVLSRCCRAVVTIERHPELAEGARTRLAELGYDNVEVRTGDGSLGAPDRALFPAILVTAMAAEELPSALAEQLTPSGTLVCPVGTGSAGTLLRYHGGRTEELADVAFVPLTTD; encoded by the coding sequence ATGGTCCGCCGCCTTCATGCCGAAGGCATCACCGACCGGCGGGTACTCGACGCGATGGGCGAGGTACCTCGTGAACGGTTCGTCCCGGAGGCCGTGGCGGCGGATGCCTACCTGGACGTGCCGCTGAGCATCGGCGCGGGCCAGACGATCTCCACCCCCTGGATCGTGGCGTTCAGCACCGGTTCCCTCGGGGTCGGACCGGAGGACACCGCTCTGGAGGTGGGCACCGGGTCCGGCTACGGCGCGGCCGTGCTGTCCCGGTGCTGCCGGGCGGTGGTGACCATCGAGCGGCATCCCGAGCTCGCCGAGGGGGCGCGCACCAGGCTGGCCGAACTCGGCTACGACAACGTCGAGGTGCGCACCGGCGACGGCAGTCTCGGCGCTCCGGACCGGGCACTGTTTCCCGCCATCCTGGTCACCGCCATGGCCGCGGAGGAGTTGCCTTCGGCGCTGGCCGAGCAGCTCACCCCGTCCGGCACGCTGGTCTGCCCGGTCGGCACCGGCAGCGCGGGCACGCTGCTGCGTTACCACGGCGGGCGCACCGAGGAACTCGCCGACGTCGCCTTCGTGCCGCTCACCACCGACTGA
- a CDS encoding CBS domain-containing protein, giving the protein MTTVRELMSVNPECAQGQDTLVTVAAKMRDMGVGSLPICDQDQRPTGILTDRDIVVGCLADGGNPEEMFAADVAHSEPVCVGAGVPVDEALTLMAQHQIRRIPVIDQDQRLIGMLAQADVAREQSEPQTGSVVEDISR; this is encoded by the coding sequence ATGACCACCGTGCGTGAACTGATGTCAGTGAATCCGGAGTGCGCTCAAGGGCAGGACACCCTGGTCACGGTTGCGGCGAAGATGCGCGATATGGGTGTGGGGTCCTTGCCGATCTGCGATCAGGACCAGCGGCCCACCGGCATCCTGACCGACCGCGACATCGTGGTGGGCTGCCTGGCCGACGGCGGCAATCCCGAAGAGATGTTCGCCGCGGACGTGGCCCACTCCGAGCCGGTGTGCGTGGGGGCCGGTGTCCCGGTGGACGAAGCGCTGACCCTGATGGCCCAGCACCAGATACGCAGGATTCCGGTGATAGACCAGGACCAGCGTCTGATCGGGATGCTCGCCCAAGCCGACGTAGCTCGGGAGCAGTCGGAGCCCCAGACGGGCAGCGTTGTGGAGGACATCTCCCGCTGA
- the qcrB gene encoding cytochrome bc1 complex cytochrome b subunit — MVRRTGGLKRAIANRIAEGLDQRYQLSGALRKESSHVFPKHHSFLWGELALYSFVVLVLSGTFLALFFVPDTSEVVYTGPYEPLRGLHASRAYQSALKISFEVRGGLFIRQLHHWAALVFVATIVLHMARNFFTGAFRKPREFTWLTGVALLMISLVEGYTGYSMLDDLLSGIGVRIISGLLLSVPVVGTWLHWLVFGGEFEGDIWISRFFVGHVFLLPGLLFALIAVHLALVWYQKHTQFPGPGARESNVVGDRTAPGFGGRTLANGICVLGVLALLGAFFQINPIFLWGPYTPAQISTGVQPDWYIAFFIGALRLFPPWSIHLGPYTIPAPFWPGLVLPLLMFLLLAIHPFYEQWSTKDRRRHHLLQRPRDNPVRTGLGAMALTFYLVLFIAGGDDIHAIAFNIPFEWFVWGGRIGLLLLPPLAYVITHRICRGLQRADRDTLERGIRTGLLRERRDGVFVEVRQPPGGVDHEDRPVPMEYGGARVDRGVAARAEGDERPE, encoded by the coding sequence ATGGTGAGGCGCACCGGCGGCCTCAAGCGGGCCATCGCCAATCGCATCGCCGAGGGACTCGACCAGCGCTACCAACTGTCCGGGGCGCTGCGCAAGGAGTCCTCGCACGTCTTCCCCAAGCACCACTCGTTCCTGTGGGGCGAGTTGGCGCTGTACTCCTTCGTGGTGCTGGTGCTGTCCGGGACCTTCCTGGCGCTGTTCTTCGTCCCGGACACCAGCGAGGTCGTCTACACCGGCCCGTACGAACCCTTGCGGGGCCTGCACGCCTCCCGGGCCTACCAGTCGGCGCTCAAGATCTCCTTCGAGGTGCGCGGCGGCTTGTTCATCCGCCAACTGCACCACTGGGCCGCGCTGGTGTTCGTCGCGACGATCGTGCTGCACATGGCCCGCAACTTCTTCACCGGCGCTTTCCGCAAGCCACGCGAGTTCACCTGGCTCACCGGCGTGGCACTGCTCATGATCTCGCTCGTGGAGGGCTACACCGGCTACTCCATGCTCGACGACCTGCTGTCCGGCATCGGCGTGCGGATCATCTCCGGGTTGCTGCTGTCCGTACCGGTCGTCGGCACGTGGCTGCACTGGCTCGTCTTCGGCGGCGAGTTCGAGGGCGATATCTGGATCTCCCGATTCTTCGTCGGCCACGTGTTCCTGCTGCCCGGCCTCCTGTTCGCGCTGATCGCGGTGCACCTGGCGCTGGTGTGGTATCAGAAGCACACCCAGTTCCCCGGGCCGGGCGCGCGCGAATCCAACGTCGTGGGCGATCGCACCGCACCCGGCTTCGGCGGCCGAACCCTGGCGAACGGGATCTGCGTCCTCGGTGTGCTCGCGCTGCTGGGCGCGTTCTTCCAGATCAACCCGATCTTCCTCTGGGGTCCGTACACCCCGGCCCAAATCTCCACCGGCGTGCAGCCGGACTGGTACATCGCTTTCTTCATCGGCGCCCTGCGGCTGTTCCCGCCCTGGAGCATCCATCTGGGGCCGTACACCATCCCGGCGCCGTTCTGGCCGGGCCTCGTACTGCCACTGCTGATGTTCCTGCTCCTGGCCATCCACCCGTTCTACGAGCAGTGGTCCACCAAGGACCGCCGCAGGCACCACCTCCTCCAGCGGCCGCGGGACAATCCGGTCCGCACCGGCCTGGGCGCGATGGCACTCACCTTCTACCTGGTGCTGTTCATCGCCGGGGGCGACGACATCCACGCGATCGCGTTCAACATCCCCTTCGAGTGGTTCGTGTGGGGCGGGCGGATCGGCCTGCTCCTGCTGCCGCCGCTCGCCTACGTCATCACCCACCGGATCTGCCGCGGGCTGCAGCGCGCCGACCGGGACACGCTCGAACGCGGCATCCGCACCGGCCTGCTGCGGGAGCGCCGGGACGGGGTGTTCGTCGAGGTGCGCCAGCCGCCGGGCGGGGTGGACCACGAGGATCGCCCCGTGCCCATGGAATACGGCGGAGCCCGGGTCGACCGGGGCGTCGCGGCGCGTGCGGAAGGCGACGAGCGTCCCGAGTGA
- a CDS encoding GAF and ANTAR domain-containing protein has protein sequence MSTPTDYEELATRLAHMARDLLQQKSVQDTLDRIVEYAVQLIEGCSDAGILVLRKRQQVETLATTSDRVRESDRAQGEEAEGPCFDAANGGAHIYRIADLSESQQRWPRYAPRVRELGYGSMMGFLLFTEQDNLGALNLYAPQPSAFTERSEQAGWILASHAAIALSSARTEADLHTAISTRQEIGEALGIVMERHKLSESQAFDKIRKASQDNNTKLREIAHHIIHTGETPGAS, from the coding sequence ATGTCCACGCCCACCGACTACGAGGAGCTGGCCACCCGACTCGCGCACATGGCCCGTGACCTCCTCCAACAGAAATCGGTGCAGGACACGCTCGACCGGATCGTCGAGTACGCGGTGCAGCTCATCGAGGGGTGCTCCGACGCCGGAATCCTGGTGCTGCGCAAAAGGCAACAGGTCGAGACCCTGGCCACCACCAGCGACCGCGTCCGTGAATCCGACCGCGCCCAAGGCGAAGAAGCCGAAGGACCCTGCTTCGACGCGGCCAACGGAGGAGCACATATCTATCGCATCGCCGACCTGTCGGAGAGCCAACAGCGCTGGCCCCGCTACGCACCGCGCGTCCGCGAGCTCGGTTACGGCAGCATGATGGGATTCCTCCTGTTCACCGAACAGGACAACCTCGGCGCCCTGAACCTCTACGCACCGCAGCCCAGCGCCTTCACCGAACGCTCCGAACAAGCGGGCTGGATCCTGGCCTCGCACGCCGCGATCGCCCTGTCCAGCGCCCGCACCGAAGCCGACCTGCACACCGCCATCTCCACACGCCAGGAAATCGGCGAAGCGCTCGGCATCGTCATGGAACGCCACAAGCTCTCCGAGAGCCAGGCCTTCGACAAGATCAGAAAGGCCTCGCAGGACAACAACACCAAACTCCGCGAGATCGCCCACCACATCATCCACACCGGAGAGACCCCCGGAGCGAGCTAG
- the qcrA gene encoding cytochrome bc1 complex Rieske iron-sulfur subunit has product MTGDDPSKRDPAGMSREQLARLAGDLDDVEVVANTPRRPEPTTRAEKRAEKRAEWSVALWFVLSALLAIAFVLAYSLWPNEYVSPSEDGYTLYALYTPVVGGAFGLAVLTLGIGVIMHIKKFFPDEVSVQQRHDGPSDELARKTAVAHFEEIGEDTNLPRRPLIKRAMLGAVGLFGAAAGVLAIGGFVRYPWTGGDKAPLWITGWKPLGGETVYLRSQSGVLGEIDRVRPEDMQPGAMMTVFPFRESDRGEKELLLAAERASDAPVMLIRLRPGTEVTKRPGQEDFNYGDYYAFSKICTHLGCPASQYDSQNHITLCPCHQSEFLITASAKPIFGPAARPLPQLPITVNEEGYFVARGGFIEPVGPGFWERRTRP; this is encoded by the coding sequence GTGACCGGAGACGACCCGAGCAAACGCGATCCGGCGGGCATGAGCCGCGAGCAACTGGCCCGGCTGGCGGGCGACCTCGACGACGTCGAGGTCGTGGCCAACACCCCCCGGCGACCGGAACCCACGACCCGAGCCGAGAAGCGGGCGGAGAAACGGGCCGAGTGGTCGGTTGCGCTGTGGTTCGTGCTGTCCGCACTGCTCGCGATCGCGTTCGTGCTCGCATACAGCCTCTGGCCGAACGAGTACGTGAGCCCGTCCGAGGACGGGTACACGCTCTACGCGCTCTACACCCCGGTCGTCGGAGGCGCCTTCGGTCTCGCGGTACTGACACTGGGTATCGGCGTGATCATGCACATCAAGAAGTTCTTCCCGGACGAGGTCTCGGTACAGCAGCGCCACGACGGTCCGTCCGACGAGCTTGCCCGCAAGACGGCGGTGGCCCACTTCGAGGAGATCGGCGAGGACACCAACCTTCCCCGCCGCCCGCTGATCAAGCGCGCCATGCTCGGTGCCGTCGGGTTGTTCGGCGCCGCCGCGGGCGTCCTGGCCATCGGCGGATTCGTCCGCTACCCGTGGACGGGCGGCGACAAGGCCCCGCTGTGGATCACCGGCTGGAAGCCGTTGGGCGGCGAGACCGTCTATCTACGCAGCCAGAGCGGTGTGCTCGGCGAGATCGATCGCGTCCGGCCCGAGGACATGCAGCCGGGCGCGATGATGACCGTGTTCCCGTTCCGGGAGTCCGATCGTGGCGAGAAGGAGCTGTTGCTCGCCGCCGAGCGCGCCTCCGACGCGCCGGTGATGCTCATCCGACTCCGCCCCGGCACGGAGGTCACCAAACGCCCCGGCCAGGAGGACTTCAACTACGGCGACTACTACGCCTTTTCCAAGATATGCACGCATCTGGGCTGCCCGGCGTCGCAGTACGACTCGCAGAACCACATCACCCTCTGCCCGTGCCACCAGTCCGAATTCCTCATCACCGCATCGGCGAAGCCGATCTTCGGCCCGGCCGCCCGGCCCCTTCCGCAGCTGCCCATCACGGTCAACGAGGAGGGGTACTTCGTGGCCCGGGGTGGCTTCATCGAGCCGGTCGGACCCGGATTCTGGGAGCGGCGAACCCGCCCATGA
- the qcrC gene encoding cytochrome bc1 complex diheme cytochrome c subunit, whose amino-acid sequence MDSTDSRSPRWRQPKRQPKRRSKQQSDGKLRRRLRSGLALAIGLLATGGLYTMLVPQPQVVTAQDTVLAEGRRLYNNSCISCHGENLQGVQDRGPSLIGVGEAAVYFQVSTGRMPLARQEAQAVRKPPPPEFDPDTVRGERNLLALGAYVQAHGGGPELPQRSGTELVGQDTARGGLLFRLNCASCHNFTGRGGALTSGKYAPILRTATPDQLYAAMLTGPQAMPAFGDRQLTPKEKEDIIAYVLEVRGQRNTPGGFNIGELGPTTEGVVAWLLGVVALVGITAWLGARA is encoded by the coding sequence ATGGATTCCACGGACTCCCGGTCCCCTCGGTGGCGACAGCCGAAACGGCAGCCGAAACGACGGTCGAAACAACAGTCGGACGGCAAGCTGCGCCGCAGGCTCCGCAGTGGGCTCGCCCTCGCGATCGGCCTGCTGGCGACCGGGGGGCTGTACACGATGCTCGTTCCGCAGCCGCAGGTCGTCACCGCTCAGGACACGGTGCTCGCCGAGGGCAGGCGGCTCTACAACAACAGCTGCATCAGCTGCCACGGGGAGAACCTGCAGGGGGTGCAGGACCGCGGGCCGAGCCTGATCGGGGTGGGCGAGGCCGCGGTCTACTTCCAGGTCTCCACCGGGCGCATGCCGCTGGCCCGCCAGGAGGCGCAGGCCGTGCGCAAGCCGCCGCCCCCGGAGTTCGACCCGGACACCGTCCGGGGCGAGCGGAATCTGCTGGCGCTGGGCGCGTACGTGCAGGCCCACGGGGGAGGCCCGGAACTACCGCAGCGGAGCGGTACCGAGCTGGTCGGCCAGGACACGGCCCGCGGTGGCCTGCTGTTCCGGCTCAATTGCGCTTCCTGCCACAACTTCACCGGCCGCGGCGGCGCGCTGACCTCGGGCAAGTACGCCCCCATCCTGCGCACGGCCACTCCCGACCAGCTCTATGCCGCGATGCTCACCGGCCCGCAGGCCATGCCGGCGTTCGGTGACCGTCAGCTCACCCCGAAGGAGAAGGAGGACATCATCGCCTACGTCCTCGAGGTCCGAGGCCAGCGAAACACCCCGGGAGGATTCAACATCGGCGAGCTCGGCCCGACCACGGAGGGCGTGGTCGCGTGGCTGTTGGGTGTGGTGGCACTGGTCGGCATCACTGCGTGGTTGGGAGCCAGAGCGTGA
- a CDS encoding cytochrome c oxidase subunit I: MTTTAGRSAPTEPRPGGKAGSIVGWLASTDHKRIGLLTLGTSLVLMLVAGGLALAMRAQLAQPQLEILTNDRYNQFFTIHGSMMIYLVVTPFAIGAGLYLVPLQIGAPNVAAPRMTMLSYWLYLTGAVVMLSGFSADTGAADHGWYAYPPLASSRYTPGQGVTLWIVGVALASLGILLMAGAVLWTVLLKRARNMTMLRMPVFSWSIVATNLMVIGAFPTLLVAVGILGAGRVYPDLFTENVWNIGYQHLFWFFGHPVVYVMFFPFVGAVAEVLATFASRRFFGYKFLVLSLLLFSALSMSVWGHHMFTTGQAASNYYSLTSILLVVPAGIEYFDMLATVVGGRLRFPTPMLFALAFLPQFLIGGLTGIMVGTPALDYQMQDSYFLVGHWHYTLAAGSLFGLFAGVYFWFPKVSGRLLREGLGKAHFWLWIAGTNLTFLPMFWLGLEGMPRRIPSYLPRDGFTTENLIASAGAGLLGVGALVFLANVVVSLRRPHHAPPDPWQGHTLEWATSSPPPTFNFSERYPIPPVHSYAPLLDLREQEQSTRSGVG, translated from the coding sequence ATGACGACGACGGCGGGCCGATCCGCGCCCACCGAGCCCCGCCCCGGCGGTAAGGCGGGCTCGATCGTCGGCTGGCTGGCCAGCACCGATCACAAGCGGATCGGGCTGCTGACCCTGGGGACCTCGCTCGTGCTCATGCTGGTGGCCGGTGGTCTCGCGCTGGCCATGCGCGCCCAGCTCGCCCAGCCCCAGCTGGAGATACTGACCAACGACCGCTACAACCAGTTCTTCACCATCCACGGCTCGATGATGATCTACCTGGTCGTGACACCGTTCGCGATCGGAGCCGGGCTGTATCTCGTCCCCTTGCAGATCGGCGCCCCGAACGTCGCCGCGCCCCGGATGACCATGCTCTCCTACTGGCTCTACCTCACCGGTGCGGTGGTCATGCTCTCGGGATTCTCCGCCGACACCGGGGCCGCCGACCACGGCTGGTACGCCTACCCGCCGCTGGCCAGCAGCCGCTACACACCCGGGCAGGGAGTGACCCTGTGGATCGTCGGAGTGGCCCTGGCCAGCCTGGGCATCCTGCTGATGGCAGGCGCCGTGCTGTGGACGGTGCTGCTCAAGCGCGCCCGGAACATGACCATGCTGCGGATGCCGGTGTTCAGCTGGTCGATCGTGGCCACGAACCTGATGGTGATCGGGGCGTTCCCGACACTGCTCGTCGCGGTGGGGATCCTCGGGGCGGGCCGGGTGTACCCGGATCTGTTCACCGAGAACGTGTGGAACATCGGCTACCAGCATCTCTTCTGGTTCTTCGGGCACCCCGTGGTCTACGTGATGTTCTTTCCGTTCGTCGGTGCGGTGGCCGAAGTGCTGGCCACGTTCGCGAGCCGCCGGTTCTTCGGCTACAAGTTCCTCGTGCTGTCGCTGCTGCTGTTCTCGGCACTGTCGATGAGCGTGTGGGGCCACCACATGTTCACCACCGGCCAAGCGGCGAGCAACTACTACTCGCTGACCTCGATCCTGCTGGTGGTCCCGGCGGGCATCGAGTACTTCGACATGCTCGCCACGGTCGTCGGTGGACGGCTGCGGTTTCCCACGCCGATGCTGTTCGCGCTGGCGTTCCTTCCGCAGTTCCTCATCGGCGGCCTGACCGGCATCATGGTCGGCACCCCGGCGCTGGACTACCAGATGCAGGACAGCTACTTCCTCGTGGGGCACTGGCACTACACGCTCGCAGCGGGCAGCCTGTTCGGGCTGTTCGCCGGTGTGTACTTCTGGTTCCCCAAGGTCAGCGGCCGGCTGCTGCGCGAGGGACTGGGCAAGGCGCACTTCTGGTTGTGGATCGCAGGGACGAACCTGACGTTCCTGCCGATGTTCTGGCTCGGGCTGGAAGGCATGCCGCGACGAATCCCCAGCTACCTACCGCGGGACGGGTTCACCACCGAGAACCTCATCGCGAGCGCCGGTGCGGGCCTGCTGGGGGTGGGTGCGCTGGTGTTCCTGGCCAACGTCGTGGTCTCGCTGCGGCGCCCGCACCACGCCCCACCGGATCCCTGGCAGGGGCACACCCTGGAGTGGGCCACCTCCTCGCCGCCGCCGACGTTCAACTTCAGCGAGCGCTACCCGATTCCGCCGGTGCACAGCTATGCCCCGCTGCTCGACCTGCGGGAGCAGGAGCAATCGACCCGGTCGGGGGTGGGATGA
- a CDS encoding DUF2267 domain-containing protein — translation MKYPEFLAKVRERGEYGSQEETERVIRTVLAVLGTRLAGGESHDLAAQLPQQVADVLRVQSAEGSAMSLDQFLGKIATRLGSASIETARWDASAVLSTMAESIAGGELNQVLSQLPSSFSSLFGHPELA, via the coding sequence GTGAAGTATCCCGAGTTTCTGGCCAAGGTGCGGGAACGTGGTGAGTACGGCAGCCAGGAGGAGACCGAGCGCGTCATCCGGACCGTGCTCGCCGTACTCGGCACGCGGCTGGCAGGCGGGGAGTCCCACGATCTCGCCGCGCAACTGCCCCAGCAGGTCGCCGACGTCCTGCGGGTGCAGTCGGCCGAGGGCAGTGCCATGAGCCTCGACCAGTTCCTGGGCAAGATCGCGACCCGGCTCGGCAGTGCCAGTATCGAGACCGCCCGATGGGATGCCAGCGCCGTGCTCAGCACGATGGCCGAGAGCATCGCCGGTGGCGAGCTCAATCAGGTCCTGAGCCAGTTGCCGTCGAGCTTTTCGAGCCTGTTCGGCCACCCCGAACTGGCGTGA
- a CDS encoding cytochrome c oxidase subunit II, translating to MPFLKVFNQVFSVWATIAGIVFALVTVTLLVAIIRNRANRRANPPFRASKNNPLEVGYVVVLAGIAAALFYGSFQANSALNHGKGLAAETTTPAAHIDVTAYRWCWEFSYQEAPVTVTGTCTARDFPTVVVPAGRPVEFNITSEDVVHAFWLPDFAVKRDAFPDHVNTLRMVFPEEGRWRGRCSEYCGTHHVTMDFYVRAVSPAEYQQYLQNGGAAV from the coding sequence ATGCCCTTCCTGAAAGTGTTCAACCAGGTCTTCAGCGTGTGGGCAACGATCGCCGGGATCGTCTTCGCCCTGGTCACCGTCACCCTGCTCGTGGCGATCATCCGCAACCGGGCGAATCGGCGTGCGAATCCGCCGTTTCGGGCGTCGAAGAACAACCCCCTGGAAGTGGGCTACGTCGTGGTGCTCGCCGGGATCGCCGCCGCCCTGTTCTACGGCAGCTTCCAGGCGAACTCCGCCCTCAACCACGGCAAGGGCCTCGCGGCCGAGACGACCACTCCCGCCGCGCACATCGACGTCACCGCTTACCGCTGGTGCTGGGAGTTCTCCTACCAGGAAGCGCCGGTGACCGTGACCGGCACCTGCACGGCCCGCGACTTCCCCACCGTGGTGGTACCGGCCGGTCGGCCGGTGGAGTTCAACATCACCTCGGAGGACGTGGTGCACGCGTTCTGGCTGCCCGACTTCGCCGTCAAACGTGATGCCTTTCCGGACCACGTGAACACGCTGCGGATGGTCTTCCCCGAGGAAGGTCGGTGGCGGGGACGCTGCTCCGAGTACTGCGGGACCCACCACGTCACCATGGACTTCTACGTGCGCGCGGTCTCCCCGGCCGAGTACCAGCAGTACCTGCAAAACGGCGGGGCGGCGGTATGA
- a CDS encoding GAF domain-containing protein yields MSGFGAIGQGTDLHAYARALARTHDAVIGGSRPPMRPRELVARSWSRVLALGLDPDGRNTRNPLPVEQVERLRGESPLSSVIGELRAVISSVAEASQFLLVVTNGDGVILWREGAASTRLRADDLGFVEGALWTESAVGTNAIGTAIAEAAPVQLFSAEHFEQPQHPWYCTAAPMHDPRTGELLGIVDVSGPALTLHPTVGALVETAVRLAELRLWRQHQHRLERLRTAAAPRLAGVDGPVLLVDEHGWVAHSAGIAAGERIAVPRGDRPIAVPGLGLCLPEAVAGGWLVRPAGTDTAVRLLLDLSGSPLIEVSGSGTPWRSSLSIRHAEILLLLHLAGPTGMSAATLSTALHGDTDHVVTVRAEVSRLRKLLGAVVDTRPYRVASGVELRVEFGAAEDRRDCAFLRDSAAPGVRAVASPHRVR; encoded by the coding sequence GTGAGCGGCTTCGGTGCGATCGGGCAAGGCACGGACCTGCATGCGTACGCCCGCGCTCTCGCCAGGACGCACGACGCCGTCATCGGTGGTTCGCGTCCACCGATGCGTCCGCGCGAACTCGTCGCCCGGTCGTGGTCCCGCGTTCTCGCGCTCGGTCTCGATCCCGACGGGCGGAACACGCGCAACCCGTTGCCCGTGGAGCAGGTGGAGCGCCTGCGCGGGGAGTCGCCGCTGAGCTCGGTCATCGGCGAGCTCAGAGCGGTGATCTCCTCGGTGGCGGAGGCGTCGCAGTTCCTGCTCGTGGTCACCAATGGCGACGGCGTCATCCTCTGGCGGGAGGGCGCGGCGAGCACCAGGTTGCGCGCGGACGATCTCGGTTTCGTCGAGGGCGCGCTGTGGACCGAGTCGGCGGTCGGCACCAACGCCATCGGCACGGCGATCGCCGAGGCGGCCCCCGTGCAGCTGTTTTCCGCGGAGCACTTCGAGCAGCCGCAACACCCGTGGTACTGCACGGCCGCGCCGATGCACGATCCCCGCACCGGTGAGCTGCTCGGCATCGTCGACGTCAGCGGTCCGGCACTGACCCTGCACCCGACCGTCGGTGCGCTCGTCGAGACCGCGGTGCGGCTCGCCGAGCTGCGGCTCTGGCGCCAGCACCAGCACCGGCTCGAACGGCTGCGCACGGCCGCGGCCCCGCGGCTCGCCGGTGTCGACGGTCCCGTGCTGCTCGTCGACGAGCACGGATGGGTCGCGCACAGTGCGGGCATCGCCGCCGGGGAACGCATCGCCGTGCCGCGCGGCGATCGGCCGATCGCCGTACCGGGGCTGGGACTGTGCCTGCCGGAAGCCGTCGCGGGCGGGTGGCTGGTGCGCCCCGCCGGTACCGACACCGCCGTGCGTCTGCTGCTCGACCTGTCCGGATCGCCCCTGATCGAGGTCAGCGGCAGTGGAACGCCGTGGCGCAGTTCCCTGAGCATCCGGCACGCCGAGATCCTGCTTTTGCTGCACCTGGCCGGGCCGACGGGCATGAGCGCCGCGACGCTGAGCACGGCACTGCACGGCGACACCGACCACGTGGTGACGGTGCGCGCGGAAGTGTCCCGGCTGCGCAAGCTCCTCGGCGCTGTCGTGGACACGAGGCCCTACCGCGTGGCGAGCGGGGTCGAGCTGCGGGTGGAGTTCGGCGCGGCCGAAGACCGGCGGGACTGTGCCTTCCTGCGTGACTCGGCAGCACCCGGAGTGCGCGCCGTGGCAAGTCCCCACCGGGTGCGGTGA
- a CDS encoding FUSC family protein gives MGDDRGPDRASSSVWNELRGRLHGVLERFGLNNDALLLMLKSVVAATLAWFIAEDVLGAPSSTFAPFSAVLMIHATVSRSVNHSLRYVTAMVGGVVLAGILLPLLGPAVWTFALLVVSALLLGQWRRLGSHGSQVTVAAMFSYAAFFQASDRTSSWMQLASITGLIVLGCVIGVVTNLAIVPPLRYRTAEHGVQTLAHTLARLLEDITERLRSGELDANQAESWWERASEFRNTVAQTRYSVEDAAETVRLNPRRLLLRRGPSFAGHRSTVSALGSHSEQIYSITRALNDISQAERLDSAQKSFLVHYADTLEAAASGIRVLGDLHTYQDLREENELDDRIEQGRSAHRSLSELIDVHHLDKSSRWPVYEALQIDGRRLVEELAQAEHELARLESTSRPRGP, from the coding sequence ATGGGTGACGATCGCGGACCGGATCGGGCGTCGAGCTCGGTGTGGAACGAACTACGGGGCAGGCTGCATGGTGTCCTGGAGCGTTTCGGCCTGAACAACGACGCCCTGTTGCTGATGCTCAAAAGCGTCGTGGCCGCGACCCTGGCCTGGTTCATCGCCGAGGACGTCCTGGGCGCACCCTCGTCGACCTTCGCACCGTTCAGCGCGGTGCTGATGATCCACGCCACCGTCTCCCGTTCGGTGAACCACTCCCTGCGCTATGTGACCGCGATGGTCGGCGGAGTTGTACTGGCCGGGATACTGCTGCCCCTGCTGGGGCCTGCGGTGTGGACATTCGCGCTGTTGGTGGTCTCGGCCCTGCTGCTGGGCCAGTGGCGCAGGCTCGGCAGCCACGGCTCGCAGGTCACGGTGGCGGCGATGTTCAGCTACGCTGCGTTCTTCCAGGCCAGCGACCGGACATCGAGCTGGATGCAGTTGGCCAGCATCACAGGCCTCATCGTGCTGGGCTGCGTTATCGGCGTGGTGACCAACCTGGCGATCGTGCCCCCGCTGCGCTACCGCACCGCCGAACACGGCGTCCAGACCCTGGCCCACACGCTTGCGAGGCTCCTGGAGGACATCACCGAGCGCCTGCGTTCCGGAGAGCTCGACGCGAACCAGGCCGAATCCTGGTGGGAACGCGCCAGCGAGTTCCGCAACACCGTGGCCCAAACCCGCTACAGCGTCGAGGACGCCGCGGAAACCGTGCGGCTGAACCCGAGGCGCCTGCTGCTGCGGCGCGGCCCCTCGTTCGCCGGACACCGCAGCACCGTCAGTGCGCTGGGCAGCCACAGCGAACAGATCTACTCCATCACCCGGGCCTTGAACGACATCAGCCAGGCCGAGCGTCTCGATTCCGCTCAGAAATCGTTCCTCGTCCACTACGCCGATACTCTCGAGGCCGCGGCCTCGGGCATCCGCGTCCTCGGTGACCTGCACACCTATCAGGACCTGCGCGAGGAGAACGAGCTCGACGACCGCATCGAGCAAGGTCGCAGCGCCCACCGGAGCCTCAGCGAGCTGATCGATGTCCACCACCTGGACAAGAGCAGCCGGTGGCCCGTCTACGAGGCCCTGCAGATCGACGGGCGCCGACTCGTCGAAGAACTCGCCCAGGCCGAGCATGAACTCGCCCGGCTCGAAAGCACCAGCCGCCCCCGTGGGCCGTGA